A single window of Triplophysa rosa linkage group LG20, Trosa_1v2, whole genome shotgun sequence DNA harbors:
- the vamp3 gene encoding vesicle-associated membrane protein 3 produces the protein MSAPGAEGSAGMSGSNRRMQQTQAQVDEVVDIMRVNVDKVLERDQKLSDLDDRADALQAGASQFETSAAKLKRKYWWKNFKMWAILIAVILIIIVIIIIWTQS, from the exons AT GTCCGCCCCGGGTGCAGAGGGTTCAGCAGGAATGTCGGGGAGTAACCGCAGAATGCAGCAGACGCAGGCGCAGGTGGATGAG GTGGTGGACATCATGCGGGTGAATGTTGATAAGGTCCTAGAACGCGACCAGAAGCTCTCAGACCTAGACGACCGTGCCGATGCCCTGCAGGCTGGTGCTTCTCAGTTTGAGACCAGCGCTGCCAAACTAAAGAGAAAATACTGGTGGAAGAACTTCAAG ATGTGGGCCATTTTGATAGCAGTGATTTTGATCATCATTGTCATCATTATCA TCTGGACACAGTCATAA
- the camta1b gene encoding calmodulin-binding transcription activator 1 isoform X9 yields the protein MKGLKKVRNPDRMYRTAVGYTGHVPPKSVSDDTDNNNEHGHLKIYLPKKLLECLPKCSSLPKERHRWNTNEEIAAYLITFEKHEEWLTTSPKTRPQNGSMILYNRKKVKYRKDGYCWKKRKDGKTTREDHMKLKVQGVECLYGCYVHSSIIPTFHRRCYWLLQNPDIVLVHYLNVPAIEDCGKPCGPILCSINTDKKEWAKWTKEELIGQLKPMFHGIKWTCSNGNSSTGFSAEQLVQQILDSHQTKPPPRTHNCLCTGNLGAGSSLHHKCNSAKHRIISPKVDTRPGGTYGSSHSEVQNNDVSEGKTEHNHGGGKNGRTGGDGGTGGREKRNGKVPKPALLHQNSMEVSSTNQVEVPDTTQSSPVSISSGLNSDPDMADSPVVAGMGHVASVMSSLSQSSTVFMSEVSGDPVYSMSPTVDPNAHLLGPDTASSSLVLAVTADSHKFAFAGAVGVGLTDAGSAEGLAMLSTSGVSEELLLSSNLESGSIKLPETNMNFDPDCFLNNPKQGQTYGGNGLKTEESNSSSCRNGGLRCSPPINDNGYTFNPSLVKNIKTEDTSFEQQLANESGYQVGEVVSGSSSSGSQNSLALTPTGSLLPSGGGLSPSTTLEQMDFSAIDAKQEYPTNVMSAAGYGHSAHLAHQSHSPSFFLQGSPQSTQTQAHQNNSALTQNSHDSNAYMGLSVVKTQDSTGTNGHHHYHTHAASNCNGGSPTERNGQAGSLQLLRYQSRFSNPGQEHEDVGGLEQPTGVEPGEGGSQEKKSDGVLKPGDHLQTGGGGEAEGGGGTEQYLQQPAEGSLGTGATGARVESGTLCNGGEGNGNANSPHQQLQPLLQGAGLVQGLFSTVGAHQSLGGNGTNAGGSMEINLDHFDVSFGNQFSDLINDFISVEGGNGAAVVAGANALYGHQLMTHTGTEGQVSSGTAAQQGADEGGHGARGYNSAELCLQPCCSPQSSQAGAVTGEAGQLAYMQVAEAVSAAVAHGNMGMLQATGRLFVVTDYSPEWSYPEGGVKVLITGPWQEASSEYTCLFDQITVPASLIQPGVLRCYCPAHDTGLVTLQVAASSQIISNSVVFEYKARALPALPSSQHDWLSLDDNQFRMSILERLEQMERRMAEMAGQQQGTGGTAESGGSSAGGGDGGRSSSEQAQFSAGQSQNQGPAGSSFESRVVVVCEKMMNRACWAKSKHLIHSKTFRGMTLLHLAAAQGYTTLIQTLIKWRTKHADSIDLELEVDPLNVDHFSCTPLMWACALGHMEAAVVLYKWDRRALAIPDSLGRLPLAIARSRGHTKLAECLESLQREEQQSGAMTTTPSMPFSSSAEASAAEGWMNVWGSETTSGGLKESSINSSASSSSSDLRRPRSEPSSFYSSVSHGDAPLSKKHKPNPETHQARPSKPCSAPLRLDDQAHKSKSCPSKPREANPDKEPGNRGEGSTCGGGRWSSRQAAGRRVPTGGLGKERLANRLRLKETASVGAISDLRTGQENLENTGDLQNMNVMALAEEVIEASSDRIKRENFGTSETTLDSVGVSNWLTSYLGDAERFLFNKPLTSTPGLGAVHRQPDLEGPIGKLGLQSPAEWTALLNASHSKEERDLTQLALSDPEQRELYEAARQVQNTFRKYKGRPLREQQELAAAVIQRCYKRYKQLTWIALKYALYKKMTLAAILIQSKFRSYHEQKKFQQSRRAAMLIQQYYRSYKEIGRPNPSRRSAAAALVQHKLRSSLLTKRQDQAARKIMRFLLRCRHSPLMDHRLFKRGERIEKGQGT from the exons AACCCTGACATTGTGCTGGTTCACTACCTGAACGTGCCCGCCATAGAGGATTGTGGGAAACCGTGTGGACCCATCCTATGCTCCATCAACACAGATAAGAAAGAGTGGGCCAAATGGACCAAGGAAGAGCTCATTGGACAGCTCAAGCCCATGT TTCATGGCATCAAGTGGACTTGCAGCAATGGGAATAGCAGCACAGGGTTCTCAGCAGAGCAGCTGGTTCAGCAGATTCTGGACAGCCACCAGACCAAACCACCTCCCCGGACTCACAACTGCCTCTGCACGGGCAACCTGG GTGCTGGAAGCAGCCTCCACCACAAATGCAACAGTGCCAAACATCGTATCATCTCCCCCAAAGTGGACACGCGCCCTGGAGGCACCTACGGCAGCAGCCACTCCGAGGTTCAGAACAACGATGTGTCCGAGGGCAAGACGGAACACAACCACGGCGGCGGCAAAAACGGCAGAACGGGGGGCGACGGCGGAACGGGTGGTCGAGAGAAGAGGAACGGCAAGGTGCCCAAGCCAGCGCTGCTCCACCAGAACAGCATGGAGGTGTCCTCCACCAACCAGGTGGAGGTTCCGGATACCACCCAGAGCTCACCCGTCTCCATCAGCAGCGGCCTGAACTCGGACCCCGACATGGCCGACAGCCCTGTGGTGGCCGGAATGGGTCACGTGGCCTCAGTCATGAGCAGCCTGTCTCAATCCTCCACGGTTTTTATGTCTGAGGTCTCCGGAGATCCTGTCTATAGCATGTCCCCGACTGTCGACCCCAACGCTCATCTCCTGGGTCCCGACACGGCTTCTAGCAGTCTGGTATTGGCGGTGACGGCCGACAGCCATAAGTTTGCATTCGCTGGGGCGGTTGGAGTAGGGTTAACTGACGCCGGGTCCGCAGAGGGACTCGCCATGTTGTCGACGAGCGGCGTGTCTGAAGAACTGCTGCTCTCCAGCAACCTGGAGTCAGGGAGTATCAAGCTGCCTGAGACCAATATGAACTTTGACCCAGATTGCTTTCTCAACAACCCCAAGCAAGGTCAGACTTATGGGGGAAATGGGTTGAAAACAGAGGAGAGCAACAGTAGCAGCTGCCGTAATGGAGGTTTGCGATGTTCTCCGCCCATCAACGACAACGGATACACGTTTAACCCCTCTCTAGTGAAGAACATCAAGACGGAGGACACCTCCTTTGAACAGCAGCTGGCTAATGAGAGCGGATATCAAGTCGGGGAGGTGGTGAGCGGATCCTcaagcagtggttcccaaaacTCCCTGGCTCTGACTCCCACGGGTTCCCTGCTGCCTTCCGGGGGCGGGCTGAGTCCCAGCACCACGCTCGAGCAGATGGACTTCAGCGCCATTGACGCCAAGCAAGAATATCCAACCAACGTGATGTCAGCTGCAGGATACGGCCACAGCGCTCACCTGGCCCACCAGAGCCACTCGCCCAGCTTCTTCCTGCAAGGCTCGCCCCAGTCCACTCAAACCCAGGCCCACCAGAACAACTCCGCGTTGACCCAGAACTCCCACGACTCCAACGCTTACATGGGCCTGTCTGTCGTCAAGACCCAAGACTCCACAGGAACCAACGGACACCACCATTACCACACGCACGCTGCCTCCAACTGCAACGGCGGCTCTCCGACTGAAAGAAACGGGCAGGCGGGATCGCTCCAGCTTTTGCGGTACCAGAGTCGCTTCTCTAACCCGGGCCAGGAGCACGAGGACGTTGGGGGCTTGGAACAGCCAACAGGAGTAGAACCGGGGGAGGGAGGCAGTCAGGAGAAAAAGTCTGATGGTGTGCTGAAGCCTGGGGACCACTTGCAGACTGGAGGGGGAGGAGAAGCTGAAGGTGGAGGGGGCACAGAGCAATACCTCCAACAGCCAGCAGAGGGCAGCCTGGGGACCGGGGCAACAGGTGCGAGGGTAGAAAGCGGAACTCTGTGCAACGGCGGTGAAGGAAACGGAAATGCCAACAGCCCCCATCAACAGCTCCAGCCCCTCCTGCAAGGAGCCGGTTTGGTGCAGGGTCTTTTCAGCACCGTGGGGGCCCACCAGAGCCTGGGGGGCAACGGAACCAATGCAGGGGGCTCCATGGAGATCAACCTAGACCATTTTGATGTTTCCTTTGGTAACCAGTTCTCAGATCTCATCAATGACTTCATTTCGGTGGAGGGTGGAAACGGTGCGGCCGTGGTTGCGGGGGCCAACGCTCTATACGGTCACCAGCTGATGACCCATACGGGGACAGAGGGGCAGGTCTCCTCTGGAACCGCCGCACAACAAGGTGCAGATGAAGGAGGTCATGGGGCGAGGGGTTATAATTCTGCAGAGCTCTGCTTGCAGCCCTGCTGCAGCCCTCAGTCTTCTCAGGCCGGGGCGGTGACGGGCGAGGCGGGGCAGCTGGCGTACATGCAGGTGGCCGAGGCCGTGTCGGCAGCTGTGGCGCATGGGAACATGGGAATGCTGCAGGCTACCGGAAGACTGTTTGTGGTGACGGACTATTCTCCAGAGTGGTCCTATCCTGAG GGTGGGGTGAAGGTGCTCATAACCGGGCCGTGGCAGGAGGCCAGCAGTGAATACACCTGTCTGTTTGATCAGATCACAGTCCCAGCGTCTCTCATTCAGCCTGGCGTGCTGCGCTGTTACTGCCCAG CTCATGATACAGGTCTGGTGACCCTTCAGGTGGCGGCCAGCAGTCAGATTATCTCTAACTCGGTTGTGTTTGAGTATAAAGCCCGCGCTCTGCCCGCTCTGCCCTCCTCACAACACGACTGGCTCTCTCTGGACG ATAACCAGTTCAGAATGTCCATCCTGGAACGCTTGGAGCAAATGGAGCGAAGGATGGCAGAGATGGCCGGACAGCAGCAGGGCACCGGAGGAACGGCGGAGAGCGGAGGATCTTCAGCAGGTGGAGGAGACGGTGGAAGAAGCAGCTCTGAGCAGGCACAG TTTTCAGCGGGTCAGAGTCAGAACCAGGGTCCGGCAGGCAGCTCTTTCGAGAGCCGTGTGGTGGTAGTTTGCGAGAAGATGATGAACCGGGCCTGCTGGGCAAAGTCCAAGCACTTGATCCACTCCAAAACGTTCCGGGGCATGACTCTACTACACCTGGCAGCTGCCCAGGGCTACACTACCCTTATCCAAACACTTATCAAGTGGCG CACTAAACATGCGGACAGTATTGACCTGGAGCTTGAGGTTGATCCTCTGAATGTGGATCACTTTTCATGCACACCACTG ATGTGGGCCTGTGCTTTGGGTCACATGGAAGCAGCTGTGGTTCTGTACAAATGGGATCGGCGAGCTTTGGCCATCCCTGATTCTTTGGGTCGTTTACCGCTGGCCATCGCCCGGTCCCGCGGCCACACCAAGCTGGCGGAGTGTCTGGAGAGTCTTCAGAGGGAAGAACAGCAGTCAGGAGCAATGACGACAACTCCCAGCATGCCTTTCTCTTCGTCCGCCGAGGCCTCGGCTGCAGAGGGATGGATGAACGTTTGGGGTAGCGAGACCACTTCAGGTGGACTAAAAGAAAGCAGCATCAATAGTTCTGCTTCCAGTTCCAGCTCAG ATTTGAGGAGACCCAGGTCTGAACCGTCCAGTTTCTACAGCAGCGTTAGTCACGGGGACGCGCCTTTGAGCAAGAAACACAAGCCCAATCCCGAGACCCACCAAGCTCGGCCCAGCAAACCCTGCTCTGCCCCTCTCAGACTGGATGATCAGGCCCACAAATCAAAATCATGTCCCTCCAAACCTAGAGAAGCTAACCCGGACAAGGAGCCTGGAAACAGAGGGGAGGGCTCAACCTGCGGAGGAGGACGGTGGTCTTCTAGACAGGCTGCGGGACGCAGAGTGCCGACTGGAGGCCTCGGCAAAGAAAGACTGGCAAACAGACTGAGATTAAAAGAAACTGCAAGCGTGGGAGCTATCTCTGATCTGCGGACAGGCCAGGAGAATCTGGAGAACACAGGAGACCTGCAG AACATGAACGTGATGGCTTTAGCAGAGGAGGTGATTGAGGCGTCATCCGATCGCATCAAGAGGGAAAACTTTGGCACATCAGAAACCACACTAGACAGTGTTGGAGTCAGCAACTGGTTGACCAGTTACCTCGGAGATGCCGAGAG GTTCCTGTTTAACAAGCCCCTAACTTCCACACCCGGTCTGGGTGCCGTCCACAGACAGCCGGACCTCGAGGGTCCCATTGGCAAACTTGGCCTTCAGTCTCCTGCCGAATGGACGGCTCTCCTCAACGCTTCGCACAGCAAGGAAGAGCGCGACCTGACCCAGCTGGCCCTGTCCGACCCCGAACAGAGAGAGCTGTACGAGGCAGCCCGCCAGGTCCAGAACACCTTCCGTAAATACAAG GGTCGCCCGCTTCGTGAGCAGCAGGAACTAGCAGCTGCTGTCATTCAGCGGTGTTATAAGAGGTACAAACAG cTGACATGGATAGCCTTGAAG TATGCACTTTATAAGAAGATGACGCTGGCCGCCATCCTTATCCAGAGTAAATTCCGCAGCTACCACGAACAGAAGAAGTTCCAGCAAAGTCGCAGGGCAGCCATGCTGATCCAGCAATATTACCGCAGCTACAAAGAAATTGGACGGCCGAACCCGAGTAGACGGTCCGCCGCAGCTGCACTAGTGCAGCACAAACTCAG AAGCAGTTTACTGACCAAGAGACAGGATCAGGCTGCCAGGAAGATCATGCGCTTTCTGCTGCGGTGCCGTCACAG CCCCTTGATGGACCATAGACTATTCAAACGG GGTGAAAGAATTGAGAAAGGCCAAGGAACATGA